A section of the Mycolicibacterium anyangense genome encodes:
- a CDS encoding PucR family transcriptional regulator — MDPEWAPIRDDAAAQQVWQSVLRPIAADLVEQSPQLAEDVLDRIRVEQPQLMPEAQFAEGQQAGIESSIRQFARSVADGADPRGLELPAEAVALGRARVQQRVPLAFLIRSFRLAQDTVWEWLFGRITSSASDAAQQAAALQLVTSWLFAYIDSSLALTEEIYEGEREAWLRSAAASRTTAIDDVLSERERDAQRAAKKLRYDLNRHHVCVAVWLAAAPDAGDVQQVLASAGTALSRAVAAESTLHQPVGPLSMSVWLSRRETFDPALLDAGTLTRTAGLPAGARVAVSDPGFGLKGFRDSYIQAGHARRVATLSRSRAAVATRYRDVALAALASVDADQAVAFVHRVLGPLADDDEATYRVAMTLAVYLQENRSPARAAQRLTVHPNTVSYRVNQAETILGRDVDDDALEVSMALALLPLLPGLIAEV, encoded by the coding sequence ATGGATCCCGAATGGGCCCCGATTCGGGACGACGCCGCAGCTCAGCAGGTGTGGCAGAGCGTCCTCAGGCCGATCGCCGCCGACCTGGTGGAGCAATCGCCACAGCTTGCCGAGGACGTGTTGGACCGGATTCGGGTCGAGCAGCCCCAGCTGATGCCCGAGGCCCAGTTCGCCGAGGGCCAGCAGGCCGGCATCGAGTCGAGCATTCGCCAGTTCGCCCGGAGCGTGGCCGACGGTGCCGATCCGCGCGGGCTGGAGTTGCCGGCCGAGGCGGTCGCGCTGGGCAGGGCCAGGGTGCAGCAGCGGGTACCGCTGGCCTTTCTGATCCGGTCCTTCCGGCTGGCCCAGGACACCGTCTGGGAGTGGCTGTTCGGGCGCATCACCAGCTCGGCCTCCGACGCCGCACAACAGGCCGCAGCGCTGCAGCTCGTCACCAGTTGGCTGTTCGCTTACATCGACAGCTCACTGGCGCTCACCGAGGAGATCTACGAGGGCGAGCGGGAGGCCTGGCTGCGCAGCGCCGCCGCGTCACGGACCACGGCGATCGACGATGTGCTCAGCGAACGTGAGCGTGATGCCCAGCGCGCCGCCAAGAAGCTGCGCTACGACCTCAACCGCCACCACGTCTGCGTCGCGGTGTGGCTGGCGGCCGCGCCCGACGCCGGGGACGTTCAGCAGGTCCTCGCGAGCGCCGGCACGGCGCTGAGCCGGGCGGTGGCCGCGGAGAGCACCCTGCACCAGCCAGTGGGCCCGCTATCGATGTCGGTGTGGCTGAGCCGGCGAGAGACATTCGATCCGGCGCTCCTCGACGCCGGCACCCTCACCCGAACCGCGGGGCTGCCTGCCGGAGCGCGCGTCGCGGTGAGTGATCCCGGGTTCGGCCTGAAAGGCTTCCGCGACAGCTACATTCAAGCCGGCCATGCCCGTCGGGTGGCGACCTTGAGCCGGTCCCGGGCCGCAGTGGCCACCCGCTATCGCGATGTCGCACTCGCCGCACTGGCGAGTGTGGACGCCGACCAGGCGGTGGCATTCGTGCACCGGGTGCTCGGGCCGCTGGCCGACGACGATGAGGCGACCTACCGGGTGGCGATGACGCTGGCGGTGTACCTGCAGGAGAACCGCAGCCCCGCGCGCGCCGCGCAACGCCTCACGGTGCACCCCAATACGGTCAGCTATCGGGTGAACCAGGCCGAGACGATCCTGGGCCGAGATGTCGACGACGATGCGCTCGAGGTGTCGATGGCACTGGCATTGCTGCCGCTGCTGCCGGGGTTGATAGCCGAGGTGTGA
- a CDS encoding helix-turn-helix domain-containing protein has product MTTVVTADRGGYNFLERAQHRSPGSILGQMLTVKQAAQYLGITTATLHRRIKSGSGPTHYKFGNRMLFKRDDVMSYKSAG; this is encoded by the coding sequence ATGACCACGGTAGTGACAGCCGATCGAGGGGGATACAACTTTCTGGAGCGCGCCCAGCATCGCAGCCCCGGTTCGATCCTGGGGCAGATGCTGACCGTGAAGCAGGCCGCCCAGTATCTGGGCATCACCACCGCCACACTGCACCGGCGGATCAAGAGCGGCAGCGGGCCGACCCACTACAAGTTCGGCAACCGCATGCTGTTCAAGCGCGACGACGTCATGAGCTACAAGTCGGCCGGGTAG
- a CDS encoding lysylphosphatidylglycerol synthase transmembrane domain-containing protein, whose translation MRVDGRDITVTGELLQPLTRRTNDIMRLALAALFLAIVITSSLITRNDWVGLEKSVSGIVGVLTPTQSNLVYLAYGVAIVALPFMILVGLIVARQWKLLGAYAAAGFFAVLALSITGNGIAAPRWHFDLSERLSTTLSQFLDDPRWIAMLAGMLTVSGPWLPARWRRWWWTLLLAFVPIHLVVSAIVPARTLLGLAVGWFVGALVVWVVGTPALEVPLDGAVRTLSRRGFLVHALTVVRPAGHGPLELSARTDSGAEAVVEMYGPNQRGAGALRQFWRWLILRDAETAPVQTSMRRAVEHRALMTIAVGDLGVANITTMAVAALDRGWTLYAHTPPRGTRVADAPDEGLATTIWGSLGVLQRHQISHGDLRFSEITVDSGKALFGGFGASEYGASDEQLQSDIAQLLVTTSDRFGAETAVHAAVEALGKDTVLTASRRLTKSAVPARLRKTVADPKAVMAAAREQVKRQTGADEIKTETITRFTRKQVIQLVLLVALVYVAYPFISTVPTFFSELRNANWWWALLGLAVSASTYVGAAAALWACASGVVSFRNLVIMQFANTFAATTTPAGVGGLALSTRFLQKAGLGALRATAAVALQQAVQVITHVTLLIFFSVAAGATADLSHFVPSSTLLYLIGGIALGVLGTFLFVPKARRWLDTAIRPRLQEVSSELLDLMREPKRLALIVLGCATTTLGMALVLWASIEAFGGDTNFVTVTIVTMVGGTLASAAPTPGGVGAVEAALIGGLAAFGVPAAVGVPSVLLYRVLTCWLPVFAGWPIMRWLTAKDMI comes from the coding sequence ATGCGAGTGGATGGGCGGGACATCACCGTTACGGGTGAGCTGCTGCAACCGCTGACCCGCCGAACCAACGACATCATGCGCCTGGCGCTGGCCGCATTGTTCCTGGCCATCGTCATCACCAGCTCACTGATCACCCGCAACGACTGGGTCGGGCTAGAGAAGTCGGTATCGGGGATCGTCGGCGTCCTCACTCCCACCCAGTCCAACCTGGTCTACCTGGCCTACGGCGTCGCGATTGTGGCACTGCCGTTCATGATCCTGGTGGGGCTGATCGTGGCCCGGCAGTGGAAGCTGCTCGGCGCGTACGCGGCCGCCGGGTTCTTCGCCGTCCTGGCGCTGTCCATCACGGGCAACGGGATCGCCGCCCCGCGCTGGCACTTCGACCTCTCCGAACGGCTTTCGACCACCCTGTCGCAGTTCCTCGACGACCCGCGCTGGATCGCCATGCTGGCCGGGATGCTGACGGTGTCCGGCCCGTGGCTGCCCGCCCGGTGGCGGCGATGGTGGTGGACACTGCTGCTGGCGTTCGTCCCGATCCATCTGGTCGTCAGCGCGATCGTCCCGGCCCGCACGCTGCTCGGACTCGCGGTGGGCTGGTTCGTCGGGGCGCTCGTGGTGTGGGTGGTGGGCACCCCAGCGCTGGAAGTACCGCTCGACGGGGCGGTGCGCACCCTATCCCGGCGCGGCTTCCTGGTCCACGCGCTGACTGTGGTCCGCCCGGCCGGGCACGGCCCGCTGGAGCTGTCGGCACGCACCGACTCCGGAGCCGAAGCCGTCGTCGAGATGTACGGCCCCAACCAGCGCGGCGCCGGAGCGTTGCGTCAGTTCTGGCGGTGGTTGATCCTGCGCGACGCGGAGACCGCACCGGTGCAGACCTCGATGCGCCGGGCCGTCGAACACCGCGCGCTGATGACGATCGCGGTCGGCGATCTCGGCGTCGCCAACATCACCACCATGGCGGTCGCAGCGCTCGACCGGGGCTGGACGTTGTACGCCCACACCCCGCCGCGGGGAACCCGGGTGGCCGACGCCCCCGACGAGGGCCTGGCCACCACCATCTGGGGATCGCTGGGCGTTCTTCAGCGACATCAGATCTCGCACGGCGACCTGCGGTTCAGCGAGATCACCGTGGATTCGGGCAAGGCCTTGTTCGGCGGCTTCGGCGCCTCTGAGTACGGCGCCTCCGACGAACAACTGCAGTCCGATATCGCGCAGTTGCTGGTCACCACCAGCGACCGGTTCGGCGCCGAGACCGCGGTACACGCCGCCGTCGAGGCGCTGGGCAAGGACACCGTGCTCACCGCATCGCGACGGCTGACCAAGTCAGCGGTGCCGGCGCGGCTACGCAAGACGGTCGCCGACCCCAAGGCGGTGATGGCCGCGGCGCGTGAGCAAGTCAAGCGCCAGACCGGTGCTGACGAGATCAAGACCGAGACCATCACCCGCTTCACCCGCAAGCAGGTGATCCAGCTGGTGCTGCTGGTGGCCCTGGTCTACGTCGCCTATCCGTTCATCAGCACGGTGCCGACCTTCTTCAGCGAGTTGCGCAACGCCAACTGGTGGTGGGCACTGCTGGGCCTGGCGGTGTCAGCGTCGACCTATGTCGGCGCGGCAGCGGCGTTGTGGGCGTGCGCATCCGGGGTGGTCAGCTTCCGCAATCTGGTGATCATGCAGTTCGCCAACACGTTCGCCGCCACCACCACCCCCGCCGGGGTGGGCGGATTGGCTTTGAGCACAAGGTTTTTGCAGAAGGCCGGGCTCGGTGCGCTGCGCGCCACCGCCGCGGTGGCCCTGCAGCAGGCCGTTCAGGTGATCACCCATGTGACACTGCTGATCTTCTTCAGCGTCGCCGCCGGCGCCACCGCCGACCTGTCACACTTCGTGCCGAGTAGCACACTGCTCTATCTGATCGGCGGTATCGCCCTGGGCGTGCTGGGCACCTTCCTGTTCGTGCCCAAGGCGCGGCGCTGGCTGGACACCGCGATTCGGCCCAGGCTCCAGGAGGTCAGCAGCGAACTGCTCGACCTGATGCGCGAGCCCAAGCGACTCGCCCTGATCGTCCTGGGCTGCGCGACAACAACTTTGGGGATGGCGCTGGTGCTGTGGGCCAGCATCGAGGCCTTCGGCGGCGACACCAACTTCGTGACCGTGACGATCGTCACGATGGTCGGTGGCACGCTGGCCTCGGCGGCACCCACTCCGGGCGGCGTCGGTGCCGTCGAAGCCGCCCTGATCGGTGGCCTGGCCGCCTTCGGCGTGCCCGCCGCGGTGGGCGTGCCGTCGGTGCTGCTCTACCGGGTTCTGACCTGCTGGCTGCCGGTGTTCGCGGGCTGGCCGATCATGCGCTGGCTGACCGCCAAGGACATGATCTAG
- a CDS encoding chromate transporter: MSEPGATLHKTSLLEIAWAFNHIALASFGGGLSAWSREVVVAQKQWMSEEEFLSAMTMCRIVPGANQVNLAVFVGTKLKGIAGAVAALIGLCLMPVAIILALGFVYFTFREVPAVKGALHGASAAAVALTLTMVIKTGKKCLTSVVPVALFLAAFVLNGVLRWPLLDTLAILAPLSLIWAWPRKRAAA, from the coding sequence ATGAGTGAGCCCGGCGCCACCCTGCACAAGACCTCGCTGCTGGAGATCGCCTGGGCGTTCAACCACATCGCGCTCGCCTCGTTCGGCGGCGGGCTGTCAGCGTGGTCTCGCGAAGTGGTCGTGGCGCAGAAACAATGGATGAGCGAAGAGGAATTCCTCTCCGCGATGACCATGTGCCGCATCGTGCCCGGTGCCAACCAGGTGAACCTCGCCGTGTTCGTGGGCACGAAACTCAAAGGCATCGCCGGGGCCGTGGCCGCGTTGATCGGCCTGTGCCTGATGCCCGTCGCGATCATCCTTGCGCTGGGGTTCGTGTATTTCACGTTCCGGGAAGTGCCTGCGGTCAAGGGCGCCCTGCACGGCGCCTCGGCCGCGGCCGTCGCGCTCACCCTGACCATGGTGATCAAGACCGGCAAGAAGTGCCTGACGTCGGTGGTACCGGTGGCCCTGTTCCTGGCCGCGTTCGTGCTCAATGGGGTGCTGCGCTGGCCGCTGCTGGACACCCTGGCCATCCTGGCGCCGCTGAGCCTGATCTGGGCCTGGCCGCGCAAGCGGGCAGCGGCATGA
- a CDS encoding chromate transporter, which translates to MKTYLSLMGLFGSLSLLSIGGGNTVLPEMHLRAVSGYHWLTNSQFADIFSISQAAPGPSILIVALVGYAAGLGVAGVLGGIVGGVLATIAMVVPAATLMYLITLSWQKAEKSKWRIAVEKGFAPLTVGLILATSLVMSKAADHDWRAYLITGVATLIFLRTNTNPLIVVGAAALLGYIGFV; encoded by the coding sequence ATGAAGACCTACCTGTCGCTAATGGGCCTGTTCGGGTCGCTGTCGTTGCTGTCGATCGGTGGCGGCAACACGGTGCTGCCGGAGATGCACCTGCGCGCGGTCAGCGGCTATCACTGGCTGACCAACTCCCAGTTCGCCGACATCTTCTCGATCTCGCAAGCCGCGCCCGGGCCGAGCATCCTGATCGTGGCGCTGGTCGGATATGCCGCCGGACTCGGGGTGGCCGGTGTGCTGGGTGGGATCGTCGGCGGGGTGCTGGCCACCATCGCGATGGTGGTGCCGGCCGCAACCCTGATGTACCTCATCACACTGTCCTGGCAGAAGGCCGAGAAGTCGAAATGGCGCATCGCGGTCGAGAAGGGATTCGCCCCGCTGACCGTCGGGTTGATCCTGGCGACGTCGCTGGTCATGAGCAAGGCCGCCGACCATGACTGGCGCGCCTACCTCATCACCGGAGTGGCAACGCTCATCTTCCTGCGCACCAACACCAACCCGCTGATCGTGGTAGGCGCCGCCGCGCTGCTGGGCTACATCGGCTTCGTCTGA